In Hoeflea ulvae, one genomic interval encodes:
- a CDS encoding GGDEF domain-containing protein has product MSRAAQTDHLTHSQRVYNDALETATTDRVLLPDQLLTQDSVLSDAPPAFGAVFDSYYWAAHSNKARSWIQAAAVFNLILMPFDYLVNPSLLVATLVIRGVIVSAILLGLYILWGRQRPRWVQGATLLAVSVTIMLEAGALGALGGVPVFERYLTAGLFTVATAVLFFPIEFRWTIAAVVVAITLHGVMLAIGPVADPVLAMMVSGFYCTAIVSFAGTRNATLRSQWKSFKSKIRELRDQERLTQLNAELQLVADLDPLTGVQNRRSAQNRIDRIWNDATGAVPGLAVLMIDIDDFKILNDTFGHAVGDDCITGVANTISKAVQDGDIVSRYGGEEFLVVLPRTTASAALAIAERIRQSVETIRLTTDGSDTGRRMTVSIGLASLDGDLSPQKLIDRADKALYLAKHRGKNQTVISPPRDRESEGSGLAQTPEPRDVA; this is encoded by the coding sequence ATGAGCAGAGCCGCGCAAACCGACCATCTGACACACAGCCAACGCGTCTATAATGACGCGCTTGAGACGGCGACGACGGATCGTGTCCTGCTGCCCGATCAGCTGCTGACACAGGACAGCGTGCTGTCGGACGCTCCCCCGGCATTCGGCGCTGTCTTTGACAGCTATTACTGGGCAGCCCATTCGAACAAGGCCCGCTCATGGATTCAGGCCGCTGCGGTCTTCAACCTGATCCTGATGCCGTTCGATTATCTGGTCAATCCATCGCTTCTGGTGGCGACGCTGGTGATCCGCGGCGTCATCGTCTCGGCCATCCTGCTCGGTCTCTACATCCTGTGGGGGCGACAGCGCCCGCGTTGGGTTCAGGGCGCGACACTGCTCGCAGTGTCCGTCACCATCATGCTTGAGGCCGGTGCACTGGGCGCATTGGGCGGGGTTCCGGTGTTTGAACGCTATCTGACGGCAGGGTTGTTTACAGTGGCGACGGCGGTGCTGTTCTTTCCGATCGAGTTTCGCTGGACCATTGCTGCAGTGGTGGTGGCAATCACTCTGCACGGCGTCATGCTCGCCATCGGACCTGTCGCTGATCCGGTCCTTGCGATGATGGTGAGCGGTTTTTACTGCACTGCGATCGTATCTTTCGCCGGCACGCGCAACGCGACACTGAGGAGCCAGTGGAAGAGTTTCAAGTCAAAAATCCGCGAGCTGCGCGACCAGGAAAGACTGACACAGCTCAATGCCGAATTGCAGCTGGTGGCCGATCTTGACCCGTTGACCGGGGTGCAGAACCGGCGCTCGGCGCAGAACCGGATCGACCGGATCTGGAACGATGCCACCGGCGCCGTGCCGGGTCTTGCCGTCCTGATGATCGACATTGACGACTTCAAGATTCTCAACGACACCTTTGGCCATGCGGTGGGCGACGATTGTATCACCGGTGTCGCGAACACGATCAGCAAAGCCGTTCAGGATGGCGACATCGTTTCGCGCTATGGCGGCGAGGAATTTCTCGTTGTGCTGCCGCGCACCACCGCAAGTGCCGCCCTCGCCATTGCCGAGCGCATTCGTCAATCGGTCGAGACGATCCGGTTGACGACAGACGGAAGTGACACCGGACGCCGGATGACGGTGAGCATTGGACTTGCCTCGCTGGACGGGGACCTGTCTCCCCAGAAACTGATAGACCGGGCCGACAAAGCGCTCTATCTCGCCAAGCACAGGGGCAAGAACCAGACCGTGATTTCTCCGCCGCGCGACCGAGAGAGCGAAGGTTCCGGATTGGCCCAGACACCAGAGCCGCGTGATGTTGCATAG